The genome window AAGgggcaaattcattcctgcttgcTTGGTGACACCCcctgaatttcattttttttttaattttttttattttactgttccCTTCTTTATTTATCACCTTATCCTATAACTTGTCTCTGTCTGCAGACTGATTTCTCATTGGAAGATCATCCAAGTTTATATATAAGTTATGCTAGGCAACTGAAATAAGAATACCTGCTCtgtaaagggaaattaatgaattataatttttttttaacaattgaaCTAGCTTAGCTCTACTTTTGTTACTTAGATATTGTTCCAGAATACCATATAGACAATTGGGTATTAATGGGCATGTCTTCAGTGATGCACCGTCTTGTGATTACTGGACGAAATAATATCTTTTTAAGTTGGATATGAGATGTGTTAAAAGTTTTAAGATTATGACACAACAGAGAAGATCTGCAATCCCTTCAATGCTAGAGAAGTCCCAGATGAATCTGAAGAAGCTGCTCAAAGGAGAGGTACAATTATTAGTTGTAACTGCTTAGGGAAGTCTCGGAATTATTTCGGTGGTGtaataaatactctctctcaACCCGTGATAGCATAATTAGCGATAACATTTGCGAAATAAAAACATGCATATATTTGAAGCACTGTCCCCACGGTCTAGTTCTAGAGCTAGACCGTGTCTGTCCCATCTGATAAAGCATTCACGAATAGAAATCTAAAGGCCATTAACATGCAAATAAAAGTCCATTATAGAGTAATTTTTGCCATCTATATTAGAAGCAACTTTGCCACCCAATTCCCCCCTACCTCCTggctccaccccccacccccaaaaacagTAAGTAGAAATAAATATTCCCGTTTTCATGATCAAACAATAGGTTCTTTTGTTTGGcttcagcattctctctctctctctctctctctctctctctctctctcacatacatacatatatatatatatatatatatatatatatatatagatatatatatatatatatatatatatctttctaatataatgtatatataaactgtatattcatattttttgttcATTCACTGCATATTTACAGTAATAACTGCTGATTTCACCTAGCATTTTGTATAAATCTATGCTGTTTTTAAAGCATGTACAATGTCAATTTACACATAAAggcaaagcaaaagaataaaaatataattttgtcctTTACTGCGGTTGGGGAAGTCCCAAACATTGATTGCAGCTTTTCGTGTGAATAGTGGACGTGTCAAGCAAGTGAACGTGATCCGTACGAGACTTGCGATAGTCGATGTTGCCAGAGACAGGCGccttattatatatgtgtaatttatagGAATGTACCTTGGGAATGAGAAAAGCTTCATATAACGTGACTAGTATAATTCTTGCGGTAGACGTGTATATAACTTTTCTATGAATGTGTCGGTTAATTACGTCTAGATGTCCGTTCCTTGGGGTGAGACCGAGGTAGTGCAGTCGTGAGGATTTGGTAACACTGGCTTGGTGCGATGACGGGAAGGGAGGAGCTTAGGAGCGGACGGACCGACGGTGTCGATTGCAGTCTTGATGTTTTGCTGTGAGTGCCACACACTCGGTGCTCAAATTCAACCAGTTTAACCATCTGTTGAGAAGTGTTGAAAATCGTAAGAAATTCATCTTGAAAGTTATTTTGATCAGTCACAGTGCATACCGGAGGGGAAGTGTGATTTATAAAGGAAATGTGAACATTGATCTGTAATGCATTGCACAAGGTTGCTGCCGTTGGTGGTTGTCCTTGACTTTTGAGTGTCCCGTTTCCTGCCAAGATGAAGCGCGACTGTCGGCGTTGTTGTAGGCCTATGTCACTTGTGCATCATCAGATGGTCTGCTTGGAATTACGAAAGAGTTGCGCTAAACTGTGTATTGAGTTAGCACATTCATATATAGTACATCAACTCCGAACATGGCAACCCAATAACGAAAAACTGGTTGCCGGAATGTGTATAATTGTGTCCTTCTGTCATGCATCAAGCACATGACATGCAACAGGGAGTATACTCATCGATTCGTGTTTATTGACTGTTCTATTGGCGATACAcacaatattatttatatatataatatatatatatatatagtatatatatgtatatatatatatatatgatacatatatatatatatatatatatatatatatatatatatatatatatatcttataatccgATTAAATCATCTGTATTCGTCATCATATTTCTGTTCTTTCGCTCAATTTTTCGTCTTCAGTATTAGAACACGGAACAATAGTTTCATGCTGTTTAACCCGTATTTCTGACCTggtatatatataaggaagatgTGGCAACGTTTCCACCACACCTACACGATATCCCAACTTGGGTCAAGGATTTTTAGAATCTAAtctggggaaaaaaaagaggagacaGCCAGGCcatcctgccacctcggtggccgcgagttcgattctctgacattccactgagaggttagagatgtgtatttctggtgacaagttcactctcgacgtggttcggaagtcacgtaaaggcgttggtcccgttgccgaattaccgctggttccatgcaacgtttaaacaccatacaaacaaacaaacagtccgGCCATACCCGTAATTAGACGCTTATATCTCCGAAAGCATTATAGTCAGATGGGAAAATTCTTTCAGCAGAAGGAAATGTTCATCTTTAAAAATTGGTTccacataaaaaatatgaaattcgaatttttaagatttaaataaaTGCTTAAGTCCATGtgaattgtattttattgttgcatTAAAGAAATTCCCCATTGTTATTGTAGAATGTCCctcaaatatttcagaaatgaagttAAACGAGTTGAAAACACATGGTGTGCCATAATAACAGATTTAGATCTGGTCAGTTAGTCTATTTTAGATTCATTATTTGTTCGGGCGTTATCGCCTACAGGCGTCTTGCTTATCTTCTAAGTACCGCTCAAAATATTCAGTAAAGTCCATGTGGTCTTTAGCTACTAAGTAATTTGGTTAATGTATATGTCAACAATTTACAAACATTTCATGCAAGTTCATATTGTTTGATGGGTAGcagtaatatcaaatttaaagttttctGTAGATTACGCGATACTGGATAGGATTAAAAGTTGATGTATGAACGTGAAGTGATGTAGTAAATTTTAGATGATAAAATTTTTTAGAACTTATACAATTGGTTCAGTCGTACTGTTTATACTATGAGCCTTTCAAGCCACTTTAAGTTCTATCAAATGTTAGAGATTGGTTATTGAATAATTAGTTCAAAGTACTGATTTTTAAAAACCATTGCAAACCTTTGTAGTGTGCAATGCCTGGTGTATAGAAAGGGATAAGACAGTGAAATGGATAAATGTATCAATATCAAACATCCCTGTATATCCGAAAAGTTAACAAGGGTTGATGACGCAACATACTTAATATCCAATTGATAATATATTTGACCTTGTAGGTGTCAAGGCTTTTTCGAACTATTACATATAATTGGGAAGTAAACACGACTTCAGTGTTTACCACCAAATGGACATTATAGAAATAGTGCATTGCACCTTACGTTGCTTACACCTGTGAATCTGTTACTAGTATAATAATAGCACTTGATGCTGTCATTGTTCATATTACTTTACAGGAAGCAGAAGAAATGGCAAGTTTTGACTTCGGCAAACTGCCCTTTGATCTCGGCAAACTGCCCTTTGAGCTTGGGAAACTGGGCTCCCAGCTTACCCTTTTACATTATCGGGGAGAACAGTGCTTGGATGAAATCTTACAGTGGGCTTGGGACAATTATCAGTTCGATTGTAAGGCCTTAAAAGAATCAAGAAAGTCTGAAGATAAAGCTAATATGATGCGATTGCTTGGCAACGAGTGTTACAAGGCAAAGAATTATACAAAAGCTTTAGAATCCTATAATCAGAGCATCTTGGCAGCACCACATCCAGTATTGAGTAATATCAGAATGGAAGAGACTGACGGTGATGCAGAAGAGTTTGGTGTTCCTCGCATCGACCCTGCAAGGTATGGTGGCGTGTCTTTAGAACAATGTAGTGCCCTAGGAAAAGGATTTGCAAATAGATCAGCTATTCTGCTCGATTTAGGGGCGTATGAGGAGTGTTTGGAAGATATTGATCTAGCCTTGGAGTATGGATACCCTGAAGAATTGCGTCCAAAACTAGAAGCAAGACGGTTGAAGTGCCAAGAAGCGCAAAGGCAAGAGGAGACATCGAACTTCAAACAGAGAGATTTGCTTGATGGGAATCTTGAAAAACTTGTCTTGCGGGACGCCTTGAAGGAATTTAAGTCCGTCGTAGCAAAGAAGCCTCCAGTGTTAAAAGATCCTAATCCATGCCTACCAGCTTTCAGTAGTTCTGTGAAAGTGTGTCACTGGCCCGACAAAGGGAGAAGAGGCCTTGTTGCAACAAGAGATATCAAACCAGGTTAGTATTGTGGAACCGTGTGTACTAGCTGTTGAAGCATCACTAACACTTTTATTATATGGTTACGTATGTTTTAGATCACTTGGATACACGCTATCTATTCCTCTCGGTTATTCTCGTGCAAAGTCTTCAAATTATACTAAGTGGTTTTGTAAATGAATTGTTATCATAAAttctaaaataattaattactaGGTACCATTTTAAGAGACAGGTGCAGATCAAGAAAATACCTTTTGATTTAATGCAGGTAAAATTGGTATAAGGCATTAAATGGGAGAAAGTATTCCTTAATATTTACTTGCCCTTCGGGTAATAGGTTAGGAATCATAAGTAAGCATCTTACAAACAGTAGAGATGAGAATGCTGTTGACAGTAAGAACATGCATTTGTTTAGTAATGACTGGATTTTATGAGACCAAATTTCGTCGGACATTTACCTTATCTCTTAAGAGCATTTCTATGTAGCAGGTGGAGTAATAGCAAACCTACTGAGTAAGTTGGAGTAATTGAGGGTTTAGCACAAAATTTAGGTTGTGATGCACTTTCAAAGTCGCAAATCTAAGTTTGTAGAGAATACACACTACGAAGTGAAAGGAACGAAATCACATGTAACTCCAAAGTACTATTTGTACCAGCTGATGTTAGGAAAAGTTGCTTCCTtagatatttaaaattatttttcgaaAGTTATTCTGGAATAGTCTTCACCAaaacttaattttgtttacattcataGGGAGCTGCTTTCTGTATGACATATGAATACTTTCAGTActgtaatatgtaatataatctTTTCTTGTTAATCTTATATAAGCTTCAGTAGTAACAGCTATAATCCTGCATTTACAAAACAAAGTTGAGAGTCAGACAAACACACATCTTGTGCTTTACCTTTAGGTATTGTGGATACAATAAGCTTATTGCAAATTCATTAACGATTAAAAAGCCACAATGGGTTCAAGTGGTAGTGGGAAATGGCCCTCCTTATAACTTTGCATACCCCTTGGTCAGTTGTGTGTACATATTAAGCTGTAGTACCATGAAGTATAGACCATATCAAATTAATAGGTAGAAAACAATTTTTGAGAATGAGGGGAATGGTTTCGTTTCTTCGAAGTGGGCAGCTGTAGCTGTGCTAAAATTGAAACCTTATACTGAATTATGTTGTTAGGAGAGTATACTTGATCTGCCTTACAATTAGCAGAAATCACGGTGTGTAATGTTCTGAAGTTAAATACTACTCaagtgaaaataattaatagtgaAATCAATGAAGATGAAAGATAAGGAGAAAGTGTAGTAATAAGAGGATTGTAGATAATTTTCGTCACAAATATTGAAAAGCGGTTGAAGTTTGAAAGTGGTTGAAAGGTGAGTATTTAAAGCCATATTAGACAAGAGTAGTCGAacaaggttttattgaaaattttagagATAATGATGAATTGTACTATGAATAACCGACTTACAAAAATCTGGTAACTTGTGTTGGTTTTTGTATTCGAGAGTAATAAACTTATAAAAGTCACAGATTACCAAGTAGATCAGCTGAGAAAAGACTGACAACCCTAGTAAAAGTTCTCAGACCAAAGAAGTGTTAAGAGAAAGAAAAGTTTGAATTATAATGTTTCCTTGCcaaatgttatttttaaaaaatcatgattgttAATCATGCATaatagtacagtaaaaggagggaaattataaattttgaaattactTTCTTACAATGCAGTATGCCCAGAGTGGACATTATGATGAAGAGGTTAGCATAGGCAGTTGTAAGAGGATATAGAATTCTAGGTGTCATCCGCCTATTCTTCCATCCACACTATATTATTAAACCATTAATATCCTAAAATATCGAAAACATTACACCTTCATCTTTATGTACACTCAAAGGGAACTGTAAATAATTTTGGGTGtaaggtgtaagttattcccaaggtacagAGAATCTGGTATTATGTGGCGAAAAAAGTCATTGAAGAATACCACACCAATCTGAATTAATCTTCATTTGCACCTGCAGGTGAGGTCCTAGGTGTGGAGAGGGCATTTGCCATCGTTCTGAGCCAAGATCGGCTAGCTATAAATTGTTCTACTTGTACTAGCAGATGTGTGAACCCTCTTCCTTGTCCTGGGTGTTGCCAGGTAATGTACTTTAATTACTTTGTAAAAGCTGTCATGAGTCAAAAGCTAAGTTTAAATCACAGAGTAACGGAAATGGTCTTTATACTGATCTGTTCCTTGTTAAATGCCTGTAATTGCTGAAACAATAGTTATATGTAAATTACATCCGTGTAGAAAACGTTGACAATTTTTTTTGTGGTCTGATGTTCCAATATAGTTTGCAGAACATAGCTGGAACTGGGCAAAACTTGGCTGCAATGTAAATGCTGTCCAGTTAGTTACCAAGAAAAGTTTAATACAAATTTGACTGGTTTGGTAATGTCGGGCAAGAATCATGAGATGTGAACTGAAGTTCTGGAAACTTTATTGAAGGCCAGTTCAACATGCACATCAAAGTCCACAAAAATTTCTTGTAGGGGTAAATTGTTTAAAGGAAAAATGGAACACATTTTGAGGGGCTTGATATTAAAGCCATATTACAAAGGCTGAGACTAGCAATATAAAAGtgttgaagtgtgtttttttgtgtttttcaccTTCCCGAATTTATTTTCACTCAATCCTTCATTCCCTCCAGGTTGTATTCTGCAGCAGGTCCTGTCAGGTAAAGGGTCTTTCAGAAGACCATTGGCTAGAGTGCAAGATCCTGAGCTCGGTACTTGTTCATGGACTGGAGACACCAGCGTGTTCCTATAAAGTACTAAGAACGTTGAACTTCCGTCAAATGAAATCTATTTGTGACAAGCTTAAGAAGGATAAACAAACCCCTCCTGAACAGTTAGGATTTGATAGCAGTGGAAAATACAACTCATCTTCATTTCAAGCCATTTACCATCTTAATCATAACTTGGAAACTTTGTCTCTTGAAAGAGTGATATCCTTCTGCATGGATGCATTTCGGTTGGTCAAACTTTTAGAGTTGAGCAAAAGGTTCTTTGTTGATGAATCCGGCAAACCAGTACCAGTAACTAGAGAAGACTTTCTGGACGCATGCAAGATTCTAGTCAACAACTATGCCAAGTTTATTCCGAATTCATTTGGAACCCCAGGTCTAGAGGTTAGTAATAGTGATTTACTGCAGAAATGCAGCAAAATATTCTGAAACTAGATCTTCGTAGTTGACCTTTATTGTTAGTTtgctttttgttatttaaatgtgTAGCACTATAAGCTGTGTATTGTGTCATTTTTGTAGGCAAAGTTTTCGTTTTGCATTGTATGTTTCCGAACAAATGCAGTCTTGCTTTGCTGTAAACatggagaaaatatttttatgtaaagtaATACACTAATATGAACAGTTAACCATGCTACCACCATGagacttatccaattttttaatAAGACTTAATAAGGTCAAATAACGAACTTGAAATTAGGTACAGGTAATGTTGTACATTTTTGCTTTTCCATGGATTCTGACAAACTCTTCTGTAACTAATACTGTACTTCAGATCCTTTTAAACTTTTGCATGTTTCTCTACCTTACATTTCCTTTTGCAGACTTTGGAGACCTTCACTTATCAACTATACATTTCATATGTTTATTGTGGTGGTTagttgtacatatatttttatttttttttttttatctatgcgtCTACAGCATATCTTCTAGATTTCTGCATTTCTtagtttcttcattttccttcttttgcaTGCCtctttctttaacttttttatttaaagttcagCACAAAGAAAACCATCttgattcaagttttttttcacaTACAAGTATATCtattttatgacaaaatatttttattatttagtggTACTCAacatattattttgaaaattcatattATTCAGATGGATCGCGATACGAATCTATGCGTTCATTGATGGAGTACTCAGACTCATAACATGCTGCTGATGCCCACTgacttaagataaaaaaaaattctaactggCATGTTAACCTTTGATCTTAGGTGGGGTTGCTTGTCCATTTTGGCTACTGCCTTGTAGGTGTACGGTTGTTTGTTAACCACCCATCTCGCGTAGTTGAGATTGATTGTGCGTTTTGTATGTCCATGCTTGTTGTTCGTTTTCACCGCAGCCTCTTAGCCCCCTCCAGTTTCCCTGTGCTTTAGATCTGTGCAGTGTCAGCAGTAGTAGTTTTAGTGCTGAAGGGAGGCATTTCAGTGCTTTTTGTTTTCTGCAACCCTGCCAAGTGGGCGacagtgggtgtgtgtgtgtgtgtgtgtgtgtgacacataGCGGATTGTGTAGTGTCCATGTTTGTCTCATCGCCCTTCTGTGTTTTTGCTGAGGGTTACAATTGAGGTTTCTTAATCCGATTTCCATGTTTTGTGGCAAGGACGAGCCCTTTAGTGATTCATGTCCCTGATTGTGGTAGACGcccattctgtttgtttgttgtgttggtgACGAGTGTGATGAATGTAAGGGGGCGCTCACCTCAGTGGTCTGTCTATGAAAGAGATGCCGTAAGAAGGGCAGTTCATTTAGGGAACTGACCCTGAGACACTCTGTGCCCTTCAGTGTTCTCGCCTTCACCTCCTTTGTGGCGCTGAATACTCCATGTAGGAATTTGGTATATTTCAATATGGTAATTTAGTATGACGACATATTTACAATGGCCTTGAGAGTTATCTCAGTGTCGAAGTTTATAGCAACACAAGATAAAGTAACACAAAAGGAAGTTTATGGAGTTAAGCAATGCATTAAACTTTTAAATTTCATCCTATATAATGTCTATTGCAAATGCTGTTTGAGAAATATGGCTATCAATTGTAATTTTCATAACGTCTCCAAAATTATCCCGAAACATTAGACGTTATTCTTTCTAAACAGTAGGCTCAAGTATATCTAAAGTCACCCTAATTCTTTGTTTCTGTATATTTGCAGGTTAGAGAATTGTTCCCAGCTAAAAGTCTTATCAACCACTCCTGCTCGCCTGTTATGTCTGCTTATCTTCTTGGTCGAGAGATGCTCCTCTATGCTTTAAAACCTATTGCAGCCGGCGAGGAGCTGACAGTTTCCTTTATACCTGACTTTAGCGTTCAACCAAAGTATGAAAGACAAAAAACTTTGGTGTCTGTCAAGGGTATCGTCTGTAGCTGTCAAGCTTGTGAAGAGAACTGGCCAACTTTGTTACATCTACCTGCGGTtaggtgtttgtgtgtaaattgcAAGAAACCTTTTTCAAGTGTGGGAATGCATTGCAATAAATGTTCAGAAAGACTGGGAGGACAATTAGATGTTAAAACAGCTTTTGAACTGGGAATTATTTCTGAAAAGGTAACGTCAGCCCATGAATTTTTATGTCGAATGCAAAAGAAAGTAGAGCTAAGCGAACCCATATCAAAACAAGAGTTTAGACGTATTTGTGGAGCATTGGAGGTCGTCTTTGAACACACAACATTGCCTTCTAAAGCGCTTTTAAGCTTCATGAAGTTATTGGATGTTTGTGCTGTAAGTGGATTGATGTGAAGAATGAAGTATTCCTTAAATGTTGTAGATGTGCAATTTTGTTTTGATAAGCCTCCACTGGTTAACTTTCAGTTGTCTATGTAAGAGTTTTAATTAGTATCCAGTGGTTAACTTTCAGTAGTCTGTAATTATAAGCTCTTATCATCAAGGTTATTATATGCACATTTTTTAGTCTAGTGGAAGAAAGGAGTATAAATGTGTAAGAATTAGAGATGCGAAATTTTGGTATGGATTTAATACTAAAGTTAGAAGTCAGGTTTAGTTTCATGAAATTGAGCAGAGACAAATGTTATGTttataccccccaaaaaaatttactAGTGAGTAACAATGTTATTATTTGAGTTGAACGCCAGTGACAAAGGTATATATCGCCCCTGAGTTTCAAATTCGGTGGCGTGGCGTATCTTGTATAATAAGCTTTTTGTCTTCTGGCCAGCTCAAATTACTCTAATCATTGGCCCATGTTAGCGCTTGGGTTgtgtattttgttaaaaaaaagaatatgttttttctttttggaatgaCCTCTGGTCATTTTCAAAGATTCGGTCTTTATAAAGCTATATGATTTAGTGCTCTTTAATGCCTCACATTGGCA of Macrobrachium nipponense isolate FS-2020 chromosome 33, ASM1510439v2, whole genome shotgun sequence contains these proteins:
- the LOC135202957 gene encoding SET and MYND domain-containing protein 4-like, whose amino-acid sequence is MASFDFGKLPFDLGKLPFELGKLGSQLTLLHYRGEQCLDEILQWAWDNYQFDCKALKESRKSEDKANMMRLLGNECYKAKNYTKALESYNQSILAAPHPVLSNIRMEETDGDAEEFGVPRIDPARYGGVSLEQCSALGKGFANRSAILLDLGAYEECLEDIDLALEYGYPEELRPKLEARRLKCQEAQRQEETSNFKQRDLLDGNLEKLVLRDALKEFKSVVAKKPPVLKDPNPCLPAFSSSVKVCHWPDKGRRGLVATRDIKPGEVLGVERAFAIVLSQDRLAINCSTCTSRCVNPLPCPGCCQVVFCSRSCQVKGLSEDHWLECKILSSVLVHGLETPACSYKVLRTLNFRQMKSICDKLKKDKQTPPEQLGFDSSGKYNSSSFQAIYHLNHNLETLSLERVISFCMDAFRLVKLLELSKRFFVDESGKPVPVTREDFLDACKILVNNYAKFIPNSFGTPGLEVRELFPAKSLINHSCSPVMSAYLLGREMLLYALKPIAAGEELTVSFIPDFSVQPKYERQKTLVSVKGIVCSCQACEENWPTLLHLPAVRCLCVNCKKPFSSVGMHCNKCSERLGGQLDVKTAFELGIISEKVTSAHEFLCRMQKKVELSEPISKQEFRRICGALEVVFEHTTLPSKALLSFMKLLDVCAVSGLM